One Acutalibacter muris DNA window includes the following coding sequences:
- the leuS gene encoding leucine--tRNA ligase produces MKYDHRSIEPKWQKKWEEKGAFHAENGSPKEKFYALIEFPYPSGAGLHVGHPRPYIGLDVVARKRRLQGYNVLYPIGWDAFGLPAENYAIKNHVHPEGITRENIARYKRQIQSLGISFDWSREIATIDPEYYKWTQWIFLQLYKHGLAYKKEMNVNWCTSCKCVLANEEVVNGVCERCGSEVVHKVKSQWMLKITEYAQRLIDDLDKVDYPERVRLQQKNWIGRSTGAEVDFDTSAGDKLKIYTTRPDTLYGATYMVISPEHPYIEKWADKLDNMGEIREYQAQAARKSDFERTEVAKEKTGVKLLGVTAVNPVNDKEIPIFISDYVLVSYGTGAIMAVPAHDDRDWDFAKKFNLPIIEVVKGGEVQSAAFTDCETGIMVNSGILDGLSVEDAKVKITEFLEEKGIGHAKVNYKLRDWVFSRQRYWGEPIPMVYCEKCGWQPIDESELPLRLPQVDSYEPTDTGESPLAKMTDWVNTTCPHCGGPAKRETDTMPQWAGSSWYFLRYMDPSNDKALASKEALEYWSPVDWYNGGMEHTTLHLLYSRFWHKFLYDIGVVPTPEPYGKRTSHGMILGLNPHNLQNLPSSEQKKLIEEHGSQEKAQAALREQFGEMADHPIVKMSKSLNNVVNPDDLVEELGADTVRLYEMFIGDFEKSAPWSTAGVKGCRRLADRYWALQDNLIDSEDIRPELETSLHKAIKKVGEDIETLKFNTAIATLMALINEIGQKGKGITRGELKIFTLLLNPFAPHITEEVWEACALGEGMACQQSWPEYDEQKTKDSTVEIVVQIKGKVRSRINVPADISKEDALAAAKADEKIAAEIAGKEIVKEIYVPGKLVNLVIK; encoded by the coding sequence ATGAAATACGACCACAGATCCATCGAACCAAAATGGCAGAAAAAGTGGGAGGAAAAGGGAGCTTTCCACGCTGAAAATGGCTCCCCCAAGGAGAAGTTTTACGCCCTTATCGAGTTCCCCTACCCCTCGGGCGCGGGCCTGCACGTGGGGCACCCCAGGCCCTATATAGGTCTGGACGTTGTAGCCAGGAAGCGCCGCTTGCAGGGCTATAACGTGCTGTACCCCATCGGCTGGGACGCCTTCGGCCTGCCCGCCGAGAACTATGCCATCAAGAACCATGTGCACCCCGAGGGCATAACCCGGGAGAACATCGCCCGGTACAAGCGGCAGATACAGTCCCTGGGCATCTCCTTCGACTGGAGCCGGGAGATAGCCACCATCGACCCGGAGTATTACAAGTGGACCCAGTGGATATTTTTGCAGCTCTATAAGCACGGGCTGGCGTATAAGAAGGAGATGAACGTCAACTGGTGCACCAGCTGCAAGTGCGTGCTCGCAAACGAGGAGGTCGTAAACGGCGTGTGCGAGCGCTGCGGCAGCGAGGTGGTGCACAAGGTAAAGAGCCAGTGGATGCTGAAGATCACCGAGTATGCCCAGCGGCTTATAGACGACCTGGACAAGGTGGACTATCCCGAGCGGGTCCGTCTCCAGCAGAAGAACTGGATAGGACGCTCCACCGGCGCGGAGGTGGACTTCGACACCAGCGCCGGGGATAAGCTTAAAATCTACACCACCCGCCCCGATACCCTCTATGGGGCCACATATATGGTAATCTCCCCGGAGCACCCCTATATAGAGAAGTGGGCGGATAAGCTTGACAATATGGGCGAGATAAGGGAGTACCAGGCCCAAGCGGCAAGAAAGTCCGACTTCGAGCGCACCGAGGTGGCAAAGGAGAAGACGGGTGTAAAGCTCCTGGGCGTTACAGCTGTCAACCCGGTGAACGACAAGGAGATACCCATCTTCATCTCCGACTACGTCCTTGTAAGCTACGGCACCGGGGCCATTATGGCCGTGCCCGCCCACGACGACCGGGACTGGGACTTTGCCAAGAAGTTCAATTTGCCCATCATCGAGGTGGTGAAGGGCGGGGAGGTACAGTCTGCCGCCTTTACAGACTGCGAGACCGGCATAATGGTGAACTCCGGGATTCTCGACGGCCTGAGCGTTGAGGACGCAAAGGTTAAGATCACCGAGTTCCTTGAGGAGAAGGGCATCGGCCACGCCAAGGTGAACTATAAGCTCCGGGACTGGGTGTTCTCCCGCCAGCGCTACTGGGGCGAGCCCATACCCATGGTCTACTGCGAGAAGTGCGGCTGGCAGCCCATAGACGAGAGCGAGCTGCCTTTAAGGCTCCCCCAGGTGGACAGCTACGAGCCCACGGACACCGGGGAGTCGCCGCTGGCGAAGATGACGGACTGGGTGAACACCACCTGCCCCCACTGCGGCGGGCCGGCCAAAAGAGAGACCGACACCATGCCCCAGTGGGCCGGGTCCTCCTGGTACTTCCTGCGGTATATGGACCCCAGCAACGACAAGGCCCTGGCCTCTAAGGAGGCCCTGGAGTATTGGTCCCCGGTGGACTGGTACAACGGCGGCATGGAGCACACCACCCTGCACCTCTTATACAGCCGCTTCTGGCACAAGTTCCTCTACGATATCGGCGTTGTCCCCACCCCGGAGCCCTATGGAAAGCGCACCAGCCACGGCATGATATTGGGCCTTAATCCCCATAACCTCCAGAACCTGCCCTCCTCTGAGCAGAAGAAGCTCATAGAGGAGCACGGCAGCCAGGAGAAGGCTCAGGCGGCGCTCAGAGAGCAGTTTGGCGAGATGGCCGACCACCCCATTGTAAAGATGAGCAAGTCCCTGAATAACGTGGTGAACCCTGACGACCTGGTGGAGGAGTTGGGCGCGGACACCGTGCGGCTCTACGAGATGTTCATCGGCGACTTTGAGAAGTCCGCCCCCTGGAGCACCGCCGGGGTCAAGGGCTGCAGAAGGCTTGCGGACAGGTACTGGGCTTTGCAGGATAATCTTATAGACAGCGAGGATATCCGCCCGGAGCTTGAGACCTCCCTCCATAAGGCCATCAAGAAGGTGGGCGAGGACATCGAGACCCTAAAGTTCAACACGGCCATCGCCACCCTTATGGCCCTGATAAACGAGATAGGCCAGAAGGGCAAGGGCATAACCAGGGGAGAGCTCAAAATATTCACCCTGCTTCTGAATCCCTTCGCGCCCCATATCACAGAGGAGGTCTGGGAGGCCTGCGCGCTTGGCGAAGGCATGGCCTGCCAGCAGAGCTGGCCCGAGTACGACGAACAAAAGACCAAGGACAGCACCGTTGAGATAGTGGTGCAGATAAAGGGCAAGGTCCGCTCCAGGATAAACGTGCCCGCGGATATCAGCAAGGAAGACGCTTTAGCCGCCGCAAAAGCTGACGAGAAGATAGCCGCCGAGATAGCCGGGAAGGAGATTGTAAAGGAGATATATGTGCCCGGAAAGCTTGTAAATCTTGTGATAAAATAA
- the rsfS gene encoding ribosome silencing factor produces the protein MESFELAKSAARLLDEKKAENISVIKIDDISSLADYFVIANGRGSTHVRSLSDELEEKLKLMGVMPMRIEGYRSDNWVLMDYANVVVHIFTQEARDFYDLDRLWADGVKTDWQEDRFLMEYEAKTEETP, from the coding sequence ATGGAGTCTTTTGAACTGGCAAAAAGCGCCGCCCGCCTGCTGGACGAAAAGAAGGCGGAGAATATCAGCGTGATAAAGATAGACGACATCTCAAGCCTTGCGGACTATTTTGTGATAGCCAACGGCCGGGGCAGCACCCACGTGCGCAGTCTTTCGGACGAGCTGGAGGAGAAGCTGAAGCTTATGGGCGTTATGCCCATGAGGATAGAGGGCTACCGCTCTGACAACTGGGTGCTTATGGACTATGCCAATGTGGTGGTGCACATCTTCACCCAGGAGGCCAGGGACTTCTATGACCTGGACCGGCTTTGGGCCGACGGCGTTAAGACGGACTGGCAGGAGGACAGGTTTTTGATGGAGTATGAGGCGAAGACGGAGGAAACGCCTTGA
- a CDS encoding sensor histidine kinase yields MLFFRYLFDRRRVLLCGLILLAAVTGLMLLYGLRPLETGYCTLIVLLLAVFMAVPDFVGYYRRVRHLQAVKRMASQGAAEPAAPRGSLPEVLLMESFELLRARAASLESQAIARQEELMDYYTLWVHQVKTPLSAMGLILQSGRLPAGETEALRQELFKIERYMEMLLGYLRLHSMSSDLRLEKCPVRPLAAKAVKKFATQFIYKNLRAELCDFENCVVTDGKWLLFVLEQLISNAAKYTFTGGVTVSMDRDKVLSISDTGIGIDPADLPRVCERGFTGQNGRADRSSTGLGLYLCKSVLDKLQTPFEIKSEPGKGTTVLLYLARPEAPKD; encoded by the coding sequence ATGCTGTTTTTCAGATACCTCTTTGACCGGCGCAGGGTGCTGCTCTGCGGGCTTATACTGCTGGCCGCCGTGACAGGCCTTATGCTGCTCTATGGGCTCCGGCCGTTGGAGACAGGCTACTGCACCCTTATTGTCCTCCTTCTTGCCGTATTTATGGCCGTGCCCGATTTTGTTGGGTACTATAGAAGAGTCCGGCATCTCCAGGCTGTAAAGCGCATGGCGTCACAGGGCGCTGCCGAGCCCGCCGCCCCCCGGGGCTCCCTGCCCGAAGTTCTGCTTATGGAGTCCTTCGAGCTCCTGCGCGCCAGGGCCGCCAGCCTTGAGAGCCAGGCCATCGCCCGGCAGGAGGAGCTTATGGATTACTACACCCTATGGGTGCACCAGGTAAAGACCCCACTTTCCGCCATGGGGCTGATACTCCAGTCGGGCCGTCTCCCCGCCGGCGAGACAGAAGCCCTGCGTCAGGAGCTGTTTAAGATAGAGCGCTATATGGAGATGCTGCTGGGGTATCTCAGGCTGCACTCCATGAGCTCCGACCTGCGCCTTGAAAAATGCCCGGTGCGGCCCCTTGCCGCAAAGGCTGTGAAGAAGTTTGCCACCCAGTTTATTTACAAAAATCTGCGGGCCGAGCTCTGCGATTTTGAGAACTGCGTGGTCACCGACGGAAAATGGCTGCTTTTCGTGCTGGAACAGCTTATCTCCAATGCCGCCAAGTACACCTTCACCGGCGGAGTCACTGTCTCCATGGACCGGGACAAGGTGCTGAGCATATCGGACACCGGCATAGGCATAGACCCCGCCGACCTGCCCCGGGTCTGCGAACGGGGCTTCACCGGCCAGAACGGCCGGGCCGACAGGTCCAGCACCGGACTGGGGCTGTATCTTTGCAAGTCAGTTTTGGATAAGCTGCAAACGCCCTTTGAGATAAAGTCAGAGCCCGGCAAGGGCACAACGGTGCTCCTCTACCTCGCCCGGCCGGAGGCCCCGAAGGATTGA
- a CDS encoding ABC transporter permease translates to MFKLYPKLAVHNLKSSYRVTVPYLLSGSGIIMMYYMLFALTMGTAGSNFYGVTSSAMALELGTYVIAIFGAIFLFYTNSFLMKRRKKELGLYNILGMEKRHIAGVLLTETVLTAAVCLLLGLGFGIIFSKIFFLILENLLGMPGVIPFLIPLSGIRNTVILFACIFLATALYNILQVRLSKPIELLHGGEIGEKEPRAHWLLAIIGAVLLGAGYYLALTIEDPVAALAMFFVAVILVILGTYLLFMVGITAMLKLLKKNKGFYYKTRHFTTVSGMLYRMKQNAAGLASICILFTCLLVTVSTTFSLYTGIDDMIGTRCARDINLGFTGVKEEEFDSVKARAQEISAAHGVQTEDVLEYRAWNMGAIRQGDGFEFRNETSQGTIYAYITVFDLDDYNAFAGTNYTLDSGRVLLSDPDGTFDSETIGLFGKTYQVEEIEMPHVNSEYAAYIGIEKYGLVISDPELIVDGRIRNPGEGISSDKPWVDPEYTFDFDLSGHDPETIEAVYDELLDWVVNEKWNWATTEELNASGLSYSFNNRIQEREDATGLFGGLFFLGLFMGAMFLMGTVLIIYYKQVSEGYEDAKRFDIMQKVGMSHQEVKRSIHSQVLMVFFLPLLMAIVHLCFAFPMLQKILMLMMMTNLDLILLSMAGCVLVFSVFYLVIYLLTARTYYKIVESAN, encoded by the coding sequence ATGTTTAAGCTGTATCCAAAGCTGGCCGTGCACAACCTTAAAAGCAGCTACCGGGTGACGGTGCCCTACCTGCTCTCGGGCTCGGGGATAATCATGATGTACTATATGCTGTTCGCCCTCACTATGGGCACCGCTGGGTCTAACTTCTACGGAGTCACAAGCTCCGCCATGGCCCTGGAGCTCGGCACATATGTCATCGCCATCTTCGGCGCCATCTTCCTCTTTTACACCAACAGCTTTTTGATGAAGCGCCGCAAGAAGGAGCTGGGGCTCTACAACATCCTTGGCATGGAGAAGCGGCATATCGCCGGAGTCCTTCTGACCGAGACGGTCCTGACCGCCGCCGTATGCCTCCTGCTGGGCCTTGGCTTCGGTATAATATTCTCAAAGATTTTCTTCCTCATACTGGAAAACTTACTGGGTATGCCCGGGGTTATCCCCTTTCTGATACCCCTCTCCGGCATCAGGAACACCGTCATACTCTTCGCCTGTATCTTTCTGGCGACCGCCCTCTACAATATTTTGCAGGTGCGGCTTTCAAAGCCCATCGAGCTGCTCCACGGCGGGGAGATCGGCGAGAAGGAGCCCCGGGCCCACTGGCTCCTGGCCATTATAGGCGCGGTGCTTTTAGGGGCAGGGTACTACCTGGCCCTCACCATCGAGGACCCGGTGGCGGCCCTTGCCATGTTCTTTGTGGCGGTGATACTTGTGATACTGGGCACGTACCTGCTGTTCATGGTGGGCATAACCGCCATGCTGAAGCTCCTGAAGAAAAACAAGGGCTTCTACTATAAGACCCGGCACTTCACTACAGTATCGGGTATGCTCTATAGAATGAAGCAGAACGCGGCGGGCCTTGCCTCCATCTGCATACTGTTCACCTGCCTCTTGGTCACAGTTTCGACCACCTTCTCGCTGTATACCGGCATAGATGACATGATAGGCACCCGCTGCGCCCGGGACATAAACCTGGGCTTCACCGGCGTGAAGGAGGAGGAGTTCGACTCCGTAAAGGCCAGGGCCCAGGAGATATCCGCCGCCCATGGCGTGCAGACAGAGGACGTGCTGGAGTACCGGGCCTGGAACATGGGCGCTATCCGGCAGGGAGACGGCTTTGAGTTCAGGAACGAGACCTCGCAGGGGACTATTTACGCCTACATCACAGTCTTTGACTTGGACGATTACAACGCCTTCGCCGGGACAAATTACACTCTTGACAGCGGGCGGGTGCTCCTCAGCGACCCGGACGGCACATTTGACAGCGAGACCATCGGCCTTTTCGGCAAGACCTATCAGGTGGAGGAGATAGAGATGCCCCATGTCAATTCAGAGTACGCCGCCTATATAGGTATCGAGAAGTACGGCCTGGTGATAAGCGACCCGGAGCTGATAGTGGACGGCCGTATACGCAACCCCGGCGAGGGTATCTCCTCCGACAAGCCCTGGGTGGACCCGGAGTACACCTTCGACTTTGACCTCTCCGGCCACGACCCGGAGACCATAGAGGCCGTTTATGACGAGCTGCTGGACTGGGTCGTAAACGAGAAGTGGAACTGGGCGACAACTGAGGAGCTGAACGCCTCGGGCCTGAGCTACTCCTTCAATAACAGGATACAAGAGCGAGAGGACGCCACCGGCCTGTTCGGCGGGCTGTTCTTCCTGGGGCTCTTTATGGGGGCCATGTTCTTAATGGGTACGGTGCTCATCATCTACTATAAGCAGGTCTCAGAGGGCTATGAGGACGCGAAGCGCTTTGACATCATGCAGAAGGTGGGCATGAGCCACCAGGAGGTAAAGCGCAGCATCCACAGCCAGGTGCTCATGGTCTTCTTCCTGCCGCTTCTGATGGCTATCGTGCACCTGTGCTTCGCCTTCCCCATGCTGCAAAAGATACTCATGCTCATGATGATGACGAACCTTGACCTGATACTTCTGTCTATGGCGGGCTGTGTGCTGGTGTTCAGCGTCTTCTACCTTGTCATCTACCTGCTCACTGCCCGGACCTACTATAAAATAGTCGAGAGCGCCAACTAA
- a CDS encoding YhbY family RNA-binding protein, translating to MLTSKQRAYLRSLAVNQDTILYVGKSGLGAQVFKEAGDALKKRELIKGRVLPETCPSTPREAAETIAAATGSEVIQVIGSRFVLYKPDPKEPRIKLPK from the coding sequence ATATTGACCAGCAAGCAGCGGGCGTATCTGCGCTCTTTGGCAGTGAACCAGGACACCATACTGTATGTGGGCAAGTCCGGTCTCGGGGCCCAGGTATTTAAGGAGGCCGGGGACGCTTTAAAAAAGCGGGAGCTCATAAAGGGCCGGGTCCTGCCGGAGACCTGCCCCAGCACCCCGAGAGAAGCCGCCGAGACCATAGCCGCCGCCACCGGCTCAGAGGTGATCCAGGTGATAGGCAGCAGATTTGTGCTCTATAAGCCGGACCCCAAAGAACCCAGGATAAAGCTGCCCAAATGA
- the rdgB gene encoding RdgB/HAM1 family non-canonical purine NTP pyrophosphatase has translation MKYVIATHNKGKLVEFQRLLEPMGIEAVTMDIAEPEETGRTFAENAFIKAEAACRETGLPAVADDSGLCVDYLGGAPGIYSARFAEPGKRRLTVLEKLKGVPEEQRGAHFVSAVCCVFPNGDRIEAEGRCFGKIAFESRGENGFGYDSIFQQGDVTFGELSAQEKDARSHRGHAFAEFEKKLREYLGKTEK, from the coding sequence ATGAAATACGTGATAGCGACCCATAACAAGGGCAAGCTGGTGGAGTTCCAAAGGCTTCTGGAGCCTATGGGCATAGAGGCTGTGACCATGGACATCGCGGAGCCCGAGGAGACCGGCAGGACCTTTGCGGAGAACGCCTTTATAAAGGCCGAAGCCGCCTGTAGGGAGACAGGCCTGCCCGCCGTGGCGGACGACTCGGGGCTCTGTGTGGACTATCTTGGCGGCGCGCCGGGGATATACTCGGCGAGATTTGCCGAACCGGGTAAAAGACGACTGACGGTCCTTGAGAAGCTGAAGGGCGTGCCCGAGGAGCAGCGCGGGGCGCACTTTGTCAGCGCGGTCTGCTGCGTGTTCCCCAACGGCGACAGGATAGAGGCCGAGGGCAGGTGCTTCGGCAAAATAGCCTTTGAGAGCCGGGGGGAAAACGGCTTCGGCTATGACTCCATTTTCCAGCAGGGGGACGTGACCTTCGGGGAGCTCTCTGCCCAGGAGAAGGACGCGCGGAGCCATAGGGGCCACGCCTTCGCGGAGTTTGAGAAGAAACTGAGGGAATATCTTGGTAAAACAGAGAAATGA
- a CDS encoding ABC transporter ATP-binding protein produces MPLLNVEHLKKTYSNRLGGAQVQAIRDVNFTVEQGEFAAIMGESGSGKTTLLNILAALDKPTSGSVFLNMRDITTLRESEISAFRRDNLGFVFQDFNLLDTFSVQDNIFLPLVLAGKKYPEMRQRLEPIAASLGIKELLEKFPYEISGGQKQRTAIARAIITQPQLILADEPTGALDSRSAGQIMDIFTGVNRAGQTVLMVTHSTQAASRAGRVLFIKDGQVFHQIYRGSQTDDQMYQSISDTLTVLATGREGEERNV; encoded by the coding sequence ATGCCCCTTCTAAACGTAGAACATCTAAAGAAAACCTACTCGAACCGCCTGGGCGGCGCCCAGGTCCAGGCCATAAGAGACGTGAACTTCACCGTGGAGCAGGGGGAGTTCGCCGCCATAATGGGCGAGTCCGGCTCCGGCAAGACCACCCTTTTAAACATCCTGGCCGCCCTCGACAAGCCCACCTCTGGCAGCGTGTTTTTAAATATGCGGGACATCACCACCCTTCGGGAGTCTGAGATATCCGCTTTCCGCCGGGACAACCTGGGCTTCGTGTTCCAGGACTTCAACCTTCTTGACACCTTCTCCGTCCAGGACAACATCTTTCTGCCCCTGGTGCTGGCGGGGAAAAAGTACCCGGAAATGCGGCAGCGGTTAGAACCCATCGCCGCGAGCCTTGGGATAAAGGAGCTTTTAGAGAAGTTCCCCTATGAGATATCCGGCGGCCAGAAGCAGCGCACAGCCATCGCCCGGGCCATTATCACCCAGCCCCAGCTGATACTGGCCGACGAGCCCACCGGGGCCCTGGACTCCCGCTCCGCCGGGCAGATAATGGACATCTTCACCGGGGTGAACCGCGCCGGACAGACGGTCCTGATGGTGACCCACTCCACCCAGGCCGCAAGCCGGGCGGGCAGGGTGCTCTTTATAAAGGACGGCCAGGTCTTCCACCAGATATACCGTGGCAGCCAGACCGACGACCAGATGTACCAGAGCATTTCTGATACACTGACAGTCCTTGCCACCGGCAGAGAGGGGGAGGAGCGGAATGTTTAA
- the nadD gene encoding nicotinate-nucleotide adenylyltransferase — MRTGVYGGTFNPIHRGHVHILREFIKRLDLRRVLLIPDGTPPHKRAEDLAPPEDRVEMCRLAVQELDIVEISQMELARPGKSFTSDTLTELHGLYPRDELYFLMGEDMFLTVDKWHDAPTIFRLAVLCASPRSPEGYKRLLEKEKELIGLGARCRVVDIPFLDASSTRVRELARAGRDISGLVPEEVAGYISGNRIYGGAEI; from the coding sequence ATGAGGACGGGGGTTTACGGGGGGACCTTCAACCCCATACATCGGGGACACGTGCATATTCTCAGGGAGTTTATAAAGCGGCTGGACCTTCGAAGGGTGCTGCTTATCCCCGACGGCACTCCGCCACATAAGCGGGCCGAGGACCTGGCCCCGCCGGAGGACCGGGTGGAAATGTGCAGGCTTGCGGTGCAGGAGCTTGACATAGTGGAGATAAGTCAAATGGAGCTTGCGCGCCCCGGCAAGAGCTTTACCAGCGACACTCTGACCGAGCTCCACGGGCTTTACCCCAGGGACGAGCTGTATTTTCTCATGGGCGAGGATATGTTCCTGACCGTGGACAAGTGGCACGACGCGCCCACCATATTCCGGCTGGCGGTGCTCTGCGCGTCCCCAAGAAGCCCGGAGGGCTATAAGAGGCTCCTTGAGAAGGAGAAGGAGCTCATAGGGCTTGGGGCCCGGTGCCGGGTGGTGGATATACCCTTTCTGGACGCGTCGTCCACAAGGGTAAGGGAGCTTGCCCGGGCGGGCAGGGATATCTCCGGGCTGGTGCCGGAGGAGGTGGCCGGGTATATAAGCGGGAACAGAATATATGGAGGTGCGGAAATATGA
- the yqeK gene encoding bis(5'-nucleosyl)-tetraphosphatase (symmetrical) YqeK: protein MTFEEYEAAVKPHLSERRFYHSQCVAKCAAELAEKYGAQVEKARLAGILHDVMKDTAPEEQLKIMERSGIILTEAQRRNTKLWHALSGAAFVERELGVTDREILDAIACHTGGKAGMTALDKVLFVADYISADRDYPGVEELRRAAQSSLEEVIVEGVTFTMQERMGERMTMEPRSIDAYNEALWILESKQKG from the coding sequence ATGACCTTTGAGGAATACGAGGCGGCAGTAAAGCCCCATCTCAGCGAGCGCAGGTTTTACCACAGCCAGTGCGTGGCAAAATGCGCGGCGGAATTGGCGGAGAAATATGGCGCGCAGGTGGAGAAGGCACGGCTTGCCGGGATACTCCACGATGTGATGAAGGACACGGCCCCCGAGGAACAGTTGAAAATCATGGAGCGCTCTGGTATAATACTGACAGAAGCCCAGCGGCGCAACACAAAGCTCTGGCACGCCCTGTCCGGCGCGGCCTTTGTGGAGCGTGAGCTGGGGGTCACGGACCGGGAGATATTGGACGCCATCGCCTGCCACACAGGGGGCAAGGCTGGGATGACGGCCCTTGACAAGGTGCTTTTTGTGGCGGACTACATCTCTGCGGACCGGGACTATCCCGGGGTGGAGGAGCTGAGAAGAGCCGCCCAAAGCAGCCTTGAGGAGGTGATAGTAGAGGGGGTTACCTTCACCATGCAGGAGCGCATGGGGGAGCGTATGACCATGGAGCCCCGCTCTATCGACGCATACAACGAGGCGCTCTGGATATTAGAGAGCAAACAGAAAGGATGA